The following coding sequences are from one Rhodobiaceae bacterium window:
- the panC gene encoding pantothenate synthetase, with the protein MAIDTTTYAVPLVRTITDMREQVAKWRAAGEKIALVPTMGALHEGHLSLIDVAKAHGATKAIVSIFVNPTQFGPGEDFDAYPRTEETDAEKLVDRAQLIFAPNGAEMYPDGYGTTVSVKGVTNTLEGEARPTHFDGVATVVSKLLLAALPDCAVFGEKDYQQLLTIRRMGADLGIPVEILGGPILREPDGLAMSSRNVYLTEKERKAAGQLNVILKATADAITKGADIKTATADAEKQLIELGFDKVDYLTVRDTKTLKPIETLTEKARILVAAKIGQPRLLDNMPVKFRD; encoded by the coding sequence ATGGCGATAGACACGACGACATATGCGGTGCCGCTAGTCCGCACCATCACCGACATGCGTGAGCAAGTAGCCAAATGGCGCGCAGCAGGCGAGAAAATCGCTCTGGTGCCGACCATGGGCGCGCTCCACGAAGGGCATCTCTCGCTCATTGATGTTGCGAAAGCTCATGGCGCCACCAAGGCGATTGTCTCAATCTTCGTGAACCCCACCCAGTTTGGACCCGGCGAAGATTTCGACGCTTACCCCCGCACGGAAGAAACGGATGCCGAAAAGCTGGTGGATCGCGCACAGCTCATCTTCGCGCCGAACGGTGCTGAAATGTATCCCGACGGCTACGGTACAACGGTGTCTGTAAAGGGTGTCACCAATACCCTGGAAGGCGAAGCCCGCCCCACCCACTTTGACGGTGTTGCGACCGTGGTAAGCAAACTCCTGCTCGCAGCCCTGCCCGACTGTGCAGTCTTCGGCGAAAAGGACTATCAGCAGCTCCTCACCATCCGCCGCATGGGGGCAGACTTGGGTATCCCCGTCGAAATTCTGGGTGGCCCCATCCTGCGCGAGCCAGACGGCCTCGCCATGTCGTCCCGCAATGTTTACCTCACAGAGAAAGAGCGCAAAGCGGCAGGTCAGCTCAACGTAATCCTGAAAGCAACAGCTGATGCGATCACCAAGGGCGCAGACATCAAGACAGCAACAGCGGACGCGGAGAAGCAACTCATAGAGTTAGGTTTCGACAAGGTAGACTATCTGACGGTCCGTGACACAAAGACGCTGAAACCTATTGAGACGCTCACGGAAAAAGCCCGCATCCTCGTCGCCGCCAAAATCGGCCAGCCCCGTTTGCTCGATAATATGCCTGTGAAGTTTAGGGATTAG